In Argiope bruennichi chromosome 4, qqArgBrue1.1, whole genome shotgun sequence, the sequence AATATTTGAGAATTCATTAGAATCTGTATTTGGAATTTGCTATTTGTGGTGaataatttaatctgaaatttgtaattttctgaaaattgaagtttgttttctcttttatagATGTACTCGGAAATTATTTTTCCCAATGTCTATAAAAAgtctataaaatttgatatttacaaatattgataaataatttttttcctataaaagatttatgataataattaataaaaaaactaaaaaaagtctgtatattttatattaatttcttatgttcaatctcaatattaataattcttagcAAAATGAACGAATTCAAATGCAAcatagaaaatacaaataaaagacaaaaaaattcaatgaaagcattttattatacaaatgcaataattgcattaaaaatattttaatggtgatACGCCCATAAATACTTTTTCTCTGTACAATATCATACATATTTCCATACCCAACATGAACTGGCTATTTTCGTGGACAAAAACCATTTGGGGGGATGAATGAAGGAACtccttataaaagaaataaggagTACCAACATGCTTCTGAAACTGGTGTTGAATTTCCTACAAAAAGTTGTACAGGATATTTGGCGaaggcagaaaaataaattaacatctaGGAAGCAATCCAGTCAAGTCTTCATGACTAACTGATTGCATTTCACATTTTCATATTCTAGAACGTCCCTTCATTTGCTTATGCTTTGACAAAGGCATCTTTCCTGTCGATTGAAGACAGACCCAATCCTCCGAATTTGCCAAAGAAAGGATCTCCTCCAAGTCCAAGGCTTCCTCCGAATTTGCGGTATTCCTGAGTAAGTCCTTGTCCTCCAGTAAAAAGAGATTCATGTTTCAGCTCGCTGTTGAATCCAGTAAGAGGAACGTCGAGTCCGCCAGTCTTGGCTTCATACAGATCATGTTCAGGAATTTCCTGATGATGGGGCTCAATTTCAAGTTCAGGTTCGGCATCGACTTCAAATCCGTGACCATGTTCTACTTCAGATACGCCTTCAAAACCATGATGCTCGCCAACTGCAGGGATTTCGAATCCATGGGGTTCAGCATGAAGAGAGTGGCCATGACCGTGGATGATTCCGTGCCATTTGTGATGGTGTTTGTGACCATGGTGATGACCGTGCTCATGTCCATGCTTGTGTCCATGACCATGCTTGTGGGCATGTCCGTGCTTGTGTCCATGTTCGTGTTTGTGACCATGCTCGTGTTTGTGTCCATGTCCGTGTTTATGTTCATGACCGTGCTTGTGAGCATGTCCGTTTTTGTGTTCGTGTCCGTGCTTGTGAGCGTGACCGTGTTTGTGTCCGTGTTCATGACCGTGTTTGTGGACATGTCCGTGCTTGTGACCATGCTCATGTCCGTGCTTATGACCATGTTCATGACCATGTTTGTGACCGTGTTCATGTTTGTGGGCATGTCCGTGCTTATGTCCATGTTCATGTTTGTGTCCGTGCTCGTGTTTGTGACCATGTCCGTGCTTGTGTTCATGACCGTGTTTGTGGCCGTGTTCATGTTTATGACCATGTCCGTGCTTATGGGCGTGATGATGATGGTGACCGTGTTTGTGTCCATGTTCGTGTTTATGAAGATGCCCATGTTTGTGCCCGTGTTCATGTTTGTGTTCATGACCGTGCTTGTGCTCGTGTCCATGCTTGTGAGCGTGTGCGTGCTTATGACCATGTTCGTGTTTGTGTCCATGTTCATGCTTGTGCCCATGCTCATGCTTGTGTTCGTGACCATGTTTGTGTTCATGGCCGTGCTTATGGAGATGACCGTGCTTGTGACCATGCTCATGCTTATGCTCATGTCCGTGTTTATGACCGTGCTCATGTTTGTGCTCATGCCCATGTTTATGTTCATGTCCATGCTTGTGATCATGTCCGTGTTTGTGATGATGGTGATGGTGATGGTGATGATGGTGGTGATGTTCACTCTTATCCTTAATGACAATTACTTTCTTGTCTTCgattctgaaataatatataatatcatcaATAACTATTAAGTACggaactttaattttgttaattaagaagatatttaaattgattaatttgtaaagaatagagacgcattatttattttttaccctGATCTCCATGAATAGATGCTATATATATttgacttttaatatatattttttagatgtttaaaatactttaatcatGCGTTAACAACATATCACATGTATCATGGCTTGACTGTCCACTTTTTCCCATTTGGTGCCAATTAATGCtttcattattaatatcaaaatgagCCCATCTTAAACTAATTCTCAATTCATTTCGCGTCGTTTAGTTGTTGccaattcttcttttttttaatttactaaactTTCTCTACTTTattcaatatactttttttttgtttacatcaGAATCGTTAATTTTCGCTATTCGTTATTGAatccatcaaaattaaaattttcctgttctttaaaacatttcttaaatttaattaatttcatgtattttatttgctatatctcttataaaataacattaatgtgTTCGGAAAATCGTTTATCATAAAGACAGTAAGATGATGGTTTAACCACTCACGTTCGAATTTTTGCTATCGACGCTCTTAGTAACTTAAGATTGCTaattatatagtat encodes:
- the LOC129966685 gene encoding histidine-rich glycoprotein-like, encoding MRINMKLCLVLLVVAVAYVTAEPEPEPEPIEDKKVIVIKDKSEHHHHHHHHHHHHHKHGHDHKHGHEHKHGHEHKHEHGHKHGHEHKHEHGHKHGHLHKHGHEHKHGHEHKHEHGHKHEHGHKHEHGHKHAHAHKHGHEHKHGHEHKHEHGHKHGHLHKHEHGHKHGHHHHHAHKHGHGHKHEHGHKHGHEHKHGHGHKHEHGHKHEHGHKHGHAHKHEHGHKHGHEHGHKHGHEHGHKHGHVHKHGHEHGHKHGHAHKHGHEHKNGHAHKHGHEHKHGHGHKHEHGHKHEHGHKHGHAHKHGHGHKHGHEHGHHHGHKHHHKWHGIIHGHGHSLHAEPHGFEIPAVGEHHGFEGVSEVEHGHGFEVDAEPELEIEPHHQEIPEHDLYEAKTGGLDVPLTGFNSELKHESLFTGGQGLTQEYRKFGGSLGLGGDPFFGKFGGLGLSSIDRKDAFVKA